The following coding sequences lie in one Nitrospinaceae bacterium genomic window:
- a CDS encoding cyclic nucleotide-binding domain-containing protein: MPDTPLAIERPQRWDEPFGLDMSATDVDWVLTKAPFDEIDPSKFPPKTSLHDIILNDTRVMHYTDGEIVVREGDYGNSAFLIMEGSVSVFLDELGTETLGRQKSDQKGFLRSLRQLWSNSPLAEFRDISKYGKSLGANIEGEGTKARVFLQDVPSLLDRHQTVVLEEGTMFGEIAALGRTPRTATVIAQGDCILLEIRWQGLRDIRRRAEDIRNYVDRLYRERSLMVHLMATPAFSNLSEEEIDIVAEHTLFETYGEFDWHASYKKIANQSATDRYAMEPLIAEEGNYADGLIMIRAGFAHVTERVDFGQRTIGYLGRGGVFGFGEISHNYRFEEKVNLQSSLRALGYIDILRVPTSIIEKYVLPHYPEHMVPSRIVPRGFAQSAWKEERSGQEIATGIMEFLVDNRYINGTAAMIIDTDRCTRCDDCVRACSSAHDNNARFVRHGKRFQNYIVANACMHCVDPVCMIGCPTGAIHRESHKGQVVINDVTCIGCATCANSCPYDNIRMVSIRDGRGDLILAQSTNVPVEKATKCDLCVDQLGGPACERACPHDALKRVDMRETDSLIEWINR, translated from the coding sequence ATGCCAGATACACCCTTAGCCATCGAGAGGCCGCAACGTTGGGACGAGCCATTCGGTCTCGACATGTCGGCTACGGATGTGGATTGGGTGTTGACTAAAGCACCTTTCGATGAGATCGATCCATCCAAGTTTCCGCCGAAGACTTCTCTCCACGATATTATCCTGAACGATACCCGCGTGATGCACTACACGGACGGGGAAATTGTGGTGCGCGAGGGGGACTATGGAAATTCTGCCTTCTTGATCATGGAAGGCTCGGTTAGTGTTTTTCTCGACGAACTGGGGACCGAAACCCTTGGCCGTCAGAAATCCGATCAAAAAGGATTTCTCCGCTCCTTGAGGCAGCTTTGGTCTAATTCTCCTCTGGCGGAATTTCGCGACATATCAAAGTACGGAAAATCCCTGGGCGCCAATATTGAGGGTGAGGGGACGAAGGCCCGGGTCTTTCTTCAGGACGTGCCCTCCCTCCTTGATAGGCATCAAACGGTTGTTCTTGAGGAGGGGACCATGTTCGGCGAAATTGCCGCACTGGGTAGAACACCCCGGACGGCCACAGTTATCGCCCAAGGCGATTGCATTCTGCTTGAAATTCGCTGGCAGGGGCTTCGCGATATTCGCCGAAGGGCGGAGGATATCCGAAATTATGTTGACCGACTCTACCGCGAAAGGAGCCTCATGGTTCATCTCATGGCGACGCCTGCGTTCAGTAATCTGAGCGAGGAGGAAATCGATATCGTCGCCGAGCATACCTTGTTTGAGACCTACGGAGAGTTTGACTGGCACGCGAGCTATAAGAAAATAGCGAACCAGTCGGCGACTGATCGTTATGCTATGGAGCCCCTCATCGCTGAGGAGGGAAATTATGCCGACGGTCTGATCATGATCCGCGCCGGGTTTGCCCATGTCACCGAAAGGGTGGATTTTGGCCAGCGGACAATTGGCTATCTTGGGCGGGGTGGGGTGTTTGGGTTTGGCGAGATTTCCCATAACTACCGGTTCGAGGAGAAGGTCAACCTGCAGAGCAGCCTTCGCGCCCTAGGCTATATTGATATCCTCCGGGTGCCGACCTCAATAATCGAAAAGTATGTCCTTCCTCATTATCCTGAGCATATGGTTCCATCGAGAATAGTCCCCCGTGGATTTGCACAATCTGCCTGGAAGGAGGAGCGCTCGGGCCAGGAGATAGCCACCGGTATCATGGAATTTTTGGTGGACAATCGCTACATAAACGGCACGGCGGCGATGATTATAGACACTGATCGTTGCACGCGCTGTGATGATTGTGTACGTGCCTGCTCGAGTGCCCACGACAACAATGCTCGCTTTGTTCGCCATGGAAAACGATTTCAAAACTACATCGTCGCGAACGCCTGCATGCACTGCGTCGATCCGGTCTGCATGATCGGTTGCCCAACTGGCGCCATTCATCGCGAATCCCATAAGGGACAAGTGGTTATCAACGACGTGACGTGTATTGGCTGTGCTACATGTGCGAACAGTTGTCCTTACGACAATATTCGTATGGTTTCCATTCGAGATGGACGAGGGGATCTGATCTTGGCCCAGAGCACGAACGTTCCCGTCGAGAAGGCTACGAAGTGTGATCTATGTGTTGATCAGCTTGGCGGCCCTGCCTGTGAGCGAGCCTGCCCGCACGATGCTCTCAAGAGAGTGGACATGCGCGAAACAGACTCGCTCATAGAGTGGATCAACAGATGA